The proteins below are encoded in one region of Zerene cesonia ecotype Mississippi chromosome 10, Zerene_cesonia_1.1, whole genome shotgun sequence:
- the LOC119829686 gene encoding uncharacterized protein LOC119829686, with protein sequence MNIHSELAEPLTPGISYENSSYWKNEDSGYHTSYTPGSLECSEVSSDSVNSALINGKICFSGSYQVDCFNLTPDVNVLSNHKYNFTSSIRNNEFKDSPQNRRGIKRAFQDDSENTYSSIPTPTTLIAGGLRKLKFNDGNRIKTSKSLGHTDSLNEFYNFHNQAHTFPSTPVKKLCRTSCKLNSPLSLKRPAKKLNFVIHSLSCESQGLQQVSKVTKPKAVKSIQFKPEQKIDIIKMLYEKANVTPPLMKICSYLSNEDIYNFTLVSPVWLRVWEDVSEQSKQLEYINFLKRAKENQENKEATPKTSESNPIRPLMEIHNVINNNIIPKAHTISPPGTPRTIKFKKFTKTAALDLRKQLSCVRCHQPAKVTEESTGEEWVECTSSTCSYQFCKFCRCDRHSGKSCFQYDLDGPSPSKRKKNTCAVGTKKSRKNLRRLL encoded by the exons atgaatattcattCAGAACTTGCAGAACCTCTAACACCAGGGATTTCTTACGAGAATAGCAGCTATTGGAAGAATGAAGATAGTGGTTATCATACTTCGTATACTCCTGGCTCATTGGAATGTTCAGAAGTTTCTTCCGACAGTGTCAATTCCGCTTTAATCAATGGAAAGATTTGCTTTAGTGGCTCGTACCAAGTGGACTGCTTTAACTTAACCCCTGACGTCAATGTATTATCAaaccataaatataattttacttcaaGTATTAGGAACAATGAGTTCAAAGACTCTCCACAAAATCGTAGGGGTATCAAACGAGCCTTTCAAGATGATTCCGAAAACACTTATTCATCAATTCCTACACCAACAACATTAATAGCTGGCGGATTGCGGAAACTTAAGTTTAATGATGGCAATAGaattaaaacatcaaaaagTTTGGGCCACACAGATTCTTTAAATGAATTCTACAATTTTCATAATCAAGCACACACTTTTCCATCTACACCAGTAAAAAAGCTATGTCGAACCAGTTGCAAGTTAAATAGTCCTCTGAGTTTGAAACGACCAgccaaaaaactaaactttgTAATCCATTCACTATCTTGTGAGAGTCAGGGATTACAGCAAGTGTCCAAAGTCACAAAACCCAAAGCTGTGAAATCTATCCAATTTAAGCCTGAACAGAAAATTGACATAATAAAGATGTTATATGAAAAAGCCAATGTAACACCACCTCTAATGAAGATCTGTAGTTACCTTTCAAATGaggatatttataattttactttagtGAGCCCTGTGTGGCTAAGGGTGTGGGAAGATGTGAGCGAACAGAGTAAACAATTGGagtatataaactttttgaaGAGGGCTAAAGAGAATCAGGAAAATAAAGAAGCCACACCTAAAACAAGTGAATCTAATCCAATAAGGCCATTAATGGaaatacataatgttataaacaacAACATTATTCCAAAAGCTCATACAATTAGTCCTCCAGGCACTCCTAGAACAatcaaatttaagaaatttactAAG ACAGCAGCATTGGACTTGCGTAAACAGCTTTCATGTGTGAGGTGCCATCAACCTGCTAAAGTTACAGAAGAAAGCACGGGTGAAGAATGGGTGGAGTGTACTAGTTCAACATGCTCATATCAGTTTTGTAAGTTTTGTAGATGTGATCGTCATTCAGGTAAGAGTTGCTTTCAATACGATCTGGATGGCCCTAGTCCCTCGAAACGAAAGAAGAATACCTGTGCAGTTGGTACAAAGAAAAGTAGGAAGAATCTTAGGAGACTCTTGTGA
- the LOC119829725 gene encoding zinc finger protein 429-like, whose amino-acid sequence MAIDFKKLCRLCAKKEQVLKDLNDENSKNILKMIQDFVQIAVCENDGLPTKICLNCEEKIVSFQLFILECYKVQETLQNMYINDCEKYTTQLGGSEFHNGTSDIKPEVKDEIITDVVIATIKSEDPYQDFETEIYENDDIDFKSDSECSDSITLASLKEAKLKEPKKKEMTEEQKQEYERILQKADAKIRDFVAMKCEECCESFKVWGRLRLHYIRVHKKRPLAFCICGYAVRSKSALYRHVSEHKSKMPKLSKRINYVGNDLRASDLIKFVCDKCDKEFSSWYKLKSHSEWKHKVTPTVRCRCGILLNSRTVMYKHIQDHRAPDVLHCDKCPKTAKTVDELEKHKLRHIPKSERNFQCSSCDKVFSSKDCLKSHERSHIPIEQRKIYHCDVCNLKFTTRSSATSHKRVVHEKIKSYVCDLCGYACGTNGELRQHRAIHSDDKPFVCRKCSKAFKTYSNLKTHMDTHEETSYVCFVCNRVLNSRRTLRKHLLVHDDKCTHVCTYCNKAFKRRQTLKVHLSMHTGDKPLSCKWCDERFAYASTLRSHRLRAHPDKSAHYNAYGAQMAQEYLKNDAASVNVTKSDV is encoded by the exons ATGGCAatagatttcaaaaaattgtgTCGACTTTGTGCTAAGAAAGAGCaagttttaaaagatttaaatgatgagaacagtaaaaatattctaaaaatgaTACAAGACTTTGTGCAAATAGCT GTATGTGAAAACGATGGTCTTCCAACTAAAATATGTCTCAACTGCGAGGAAAAAATTGTgtcatttcaattatttattttggaatgTTACAAAGTTCAAGAAACATTAcagaatatgtatataaatgattGTGAAAAGTATACAACTCAATTAGGTGGCAGTGAATTTCATAATGGCACCTCAGATATTAAACCAGAA GTTAAAGATGAAATTATAACTGATGTTGTTATAG cTACTATTAAATCAGAAGACCCTTATCAAGATTTTGAAACAGAAATATATGAGAATGATGATATTGATTTCAAGAGTGATAGTGAATGTAGTGACAGCATAACACTCGCCTCATTAAAAGAAGCTAAATTAAAGGAACcaaagaagaaagaaatgaCGGAAGAGCAGAAACAAGAATATGAAAGAATCCTTCAGAAGGCTGATGCGAAAATAAGAGATTTTGTTGC GATGAAATGTGAAGAATGTTGTGAATCTTTTAAGGTATGGGGAAGGCTTCGATTACACTATATAAGAGTTCATAAGAAAAGACCATTGGCCTTCTGTATTTGTGGGTATGCAGTAAGATCTAAAAGTGCACTCTATAGACATGTATCAGAACATAAATCCAAAATGCCCAAATTGTcaaaaagaattaattatgttgGAAATGATTTAAGGGCATCAGATCTAATTAA GTTTGTTTGTGATAAGTGTGACAAAGAATTTTCTAGTTGGTATAAACTGAAAAGTCACAGTGAATGGAAACACAAAGTAACACCAACAGTGAGATGTCGGTGTGGAATCCTTCTCAACTCTAGAACTGTTATGTATAAACACATTCAGGACCACAGAGCGCCTGATGTATTGCA CTGCGATAAATGTCCCAAAACAGCTAAAACAGTTGATGAACTTGAGAAACATAAACTAAGACACATTCCCAAGTCAGAAAGAAATTTCCAGTGCTCATCATGTGATAAAGTCTTTTCATCAAAGGACTGTTTGAAATCTCACGAAAGATCACACATACCTATAGAGCAGAGAAAAATTTATCACTGTGATGTTTGTAATCTCAA GTTCACGACACGCTCGTCGGCCACGTCGCACAAGCGCGTGGTGCACGAGAAGATCAAGAGCTACGTGTGCGACCTGTGCGGGTACGCGTGCGGCACCAACGGCGAGCTGCGCCAGCACCGCGCGATACACAGCGACGACAAGCCGTTCGTGTGCCGCAAGTGCTCCAAGGC ATTCAAAACGTACTCGAACCTAAAGACGCACATGGACACGCACGAGGAGACATCCTACGTGTGCTTCGTGTGTAACCGCGTGCTGAACAGCCGGCGCACGCTGCGCAAGCACTTGCTGGTGCACGACGACAAGTGCACGCACGTGTGCACGTATTGCAATAAGGCTTTCAAGCGTCGGCAGACTTTGAAG GTGCACCTGTCGATGCACACGGGCGACAAGCCGCTGTCGTGCAAGTGGTGCGACGAGCGGTTCGCGTACGCGTCCACGCTGCGCTCGCACCGCCTGCGCGCGCACCCCGACAAGAGCGCGCACTACAACGCGTACGGCGCGCAGATGGCGCAG gaatatttgaaaaacgaCGCCGCATCCGTGAACGTTACGAAAAGTGATGTATag
- the LOC119829353 gene encoding delta and Notch-like epidermal growth factor-related receptor has protein sequence MTQIYLRACVLRGSSLVPTFIAVIIYLSMCTCQTTFAPKYHTKTTSQSLRESPTPIISSTTLRTKPLTSTEGPTTITLTTKGSVKTTKPYEATERPSAAARNSMVAADVSTKGLVKSARRQKLNTTSSALGSAVHSSSRLQDRLGAIDCDLPVLPRESRLWRGNETHELNLPLTECAGGRFGGDEDCPQVIVSWEGSADIQSGDILIVRISDALLLDRTGHVETKNESIDTNSSLAERAHHTLLQPAVYQVTRQGHEHCDVSDGMLLDINPLDEHDTKIFTLYDKDLTDGVNLLIVVSENWGSQCVRLKVTVKSDNCGESQDCSGKGVCYTNVSMEGYECQCCPGYMGPHCEDMDACNPSPCLNNGICVDLTQSLNGANYHCLCPYGFTGRKCEKDPCFSSPCVNGGSCMSMAMNGSTTFHCACTEEWTGTHCELPATGGACADKPCGKGICVEQTDDDSGPNFRCFCEPGYTGDRCELEYNECESSPCVNGGTCTDRVGGFTCACDRGYTGPTCQFKVDLCAPNPCSEQRYCVDHGNSYACECPRGFVGDECHIPATSICDNNPCAHGGTCWSGVDSFYCSCRPGYTGRLCEEDFILEPVIDGEGDVDTETRGTGSVRVMRLPLGLYHDRLHNVYIAAGTLGAAIAIVGVVVTACHCRVNKTYSRLLSGLSARVTEAGPPHHWLQDKREPNPAPFQPPTSFD, from the exons ATGACGCAGATCTATTTACGAGCCTGTGTATTACGTGGCTCGTCCTTGGTGCCAACATTTATTGCCGTTATCATATATCTCTCAATGTGTACTTGCCAAACAACCTTCGCACCtaaatatcatacaaaaacaacatCGCAAAGCCTACGTGAATCGCCTACTCCCATTATCTCGTCGACCACGCTAAGAACGAAGCCATTAACATCAACAGAAGGCCCGACCACCATTACTTTAACAACAAAGGGGAGCGTTAAAACAACAAAGCCTTACGAGGCTACCGAGAGGCCGAGTGCCGCCGCCCGCAATTCAATGGTTGCAGCGGACGTGAGCACAAAAGGGCTGGTGAAAAGTGCAAGAAGGCAAAAGTTAAACACTACTTCAAGTGCACTCGGAAGCGCAGTGCATTCCTCGTCTCGGCTTCAAGATCGCTTGGGGGCAATAGATTGCGATCTGCCCGTCTTGCCGAGGGAGTCGCGACTGTGGAGAGGAAATGAAACGCATGAGTTGAATTTGCCTTTAACG GAGTGCGCGGGAGGGCGGTTCGGGGGCGACGAGGATTGCCCTCAGGTCATCGTGTCATGGGAGGGCTCCGCCGATATACAGAGTGGAGACATCCTTATCGTCCGCATCTCCGACGCTTTATTGCTCGACCGCACCGGCCATGTTGAAACCAAGAACGAATCTATCGACACGAACTCTTCGCTCGCAGAAAG GGCACATCACACGCTTCTCCAGCCAGCTGTGTATCAGGTGACGCGGCAAGGGCACGAACATTGTGATGTTTCTGATGGGATGTTACTTGACATCAATCCCTTGGATGAACATGATACTAAGATTTTCACCCTTTACGACAAAGATTTAACTGATGGTGTTAATTTGCTTATAG ttGTGTCCGAGAACTGGGGGTCACAATGCGTCCGCTTGAAAGTGACGGTCAAGTCAGATAACTGCGGCGAGTCTCAGGATTGTTCTGGGAAAGGAGTATGTTACACAAATGTATCTATG GAAGGTTACGAATGTCAGTGTTGCCCTGGATATATGGGTCCGCATTGTGAAGACATGGATGCCTGCAATCCATCACCCTGTTTGAATAATGGCATATGTGTGGACCTCACGCAATCTCTCAATGGAGCCAACTATCACTGCCTTTGTCCATACG GTTTTACCGGGCGGAAGTGTGAAAAAGATCCATGCTTTTCATCGCCGTGTGTGAACGGTGGATCGTGTATGAGCATGGCAATGAACGGTTCGACAACTTTCCATTGTGCTTGTACGGAAGAGTGGACGGGCACACACTGCGAGCTGCCGGCGACCGGCGGTGCCTGCGCTGATAAGCCCTGCGGCAAAGGCATCTGCGTGGAGCAAACCGACGATGACAGCGGACCGAACTTCCGATGCTTCTGCGAGCCTG GGTATACCGGAGACAGATGCGAACTAGAGTATAATGAGTGCGAATCGTCGCCGTGCGTGAACGGAGGCACTTGCACTGATCGAGTCGGAGGCTTCACTTGTGCCTGCGACCGAGGCTACACCGGACCTACATGCCAGTTTAAG GTGGACCTCTGTGCACCGAACCCCTGTTCGGAGCAGCGATACTGCGTGGACCACGGCAACAGCTACGCCTGCGAGTGTCCCCGCGGTTTCGTTGGTGACGAATGCCATATTCCAGCTACATCT ATATGCGATAACAACCCTTGTGCCCATGGCGGAACGTGCTGGAGTGGTGTGGACTCGTTCTATTGCTCTTGCAGACCGGGATATACCGGAAGATTGTGCGAAG AAGATTTCATTCTGGAGCCAGTGATCGACGGCGAAGGAGATGTGGACACGGAGACTCGCGGAACTGGATCAGTGCGCGTGATGCGGCTCCCGCTGGGCCTGTACCACGATCGCCTTCACAATGTATACATAGCGGCCGGCACCCTGGGAGCAGCGATAGCTATCGTGGGAGTCGTG GTAACAGCATGCCACTGTCGCGTAAACAAAACCTACTCCCGTCTTCTATCCGGGCTCTCAGCGCGGGTCACAGAAGCGGGTCCCCCCCACCACTGGCTGCAAGACAAACGGGAGCCCAACCCCGCCCCCTTCCAACCCCCCACTTCCTTCGAC